One genomic window of Stieleria sp. JC731 includes the following:
- the dnaJ gene encoding molecular chaperone DnaJ encodes MSNKRDYYEVLAVERSATKVQIDRAYRKLAIKYHPDSSKAEDAVERFKEASEAYEVLSDADKRSRYDRYGHSGVEGASSQFNDVEDIFEAFGEMFGGGGMFGDLFGGRSGGRSRRARRGADIRCDVTLTLEEAAKGVSKEITFRRHVGCGTCDGSGAAPGSQPEVCSTCGGRGQVVQSAGILRVQTACPHCGGAGQKISQPCTDCRGSGLQTEKAELTVEIPAGVDDGMRVRVQGEGEASSNGGPPGDCYCFITVKPHELFRRDGSNLILQLPISYSQAALGAELEVPTLDGPEVLRIDAGTQNGEVFTLGGKGVVDPRGGRAGDLLVQVFIEVPKKLSGEQEELLRKLAELDHESVLPHRKTFLEKVADLF; translated from the coding sequence ATGAGTAATAAGCGAGATTACTACGAAGTCCTAGCTGTCGAACGCAGTGCGACAAAGGTGCAAATCGATCGCGCCTATCGCAAGCTTGCGATCAAGTATCACCCCGACAGTAGCAAGGCCGAAGACGCCGTCGAGCGATTCAAAGAAGCATCGGAGGCTTACGAAGTCCTCAGTGATGCCGACAAGCGATCGCGTTATGACCGCTATGGGCATTCCGGTGTCGAAGGCGCGTCAAGCCAGTTCAATGACGTCGAGGACATCTTCGAAGCCTTCGGAGAGATGTTCGGTGGCGGCGGAATGTTCGGTGACCTGTTCGGCGGACGAAGCGGCGGCCGGTCACGACGCGCACGACGCGGTGCCGATATCCGCTGCGACGTCACGCTGACCTTGGAAGAAGCGGCCAAGGGGGTTAGCAAAGAGATCACTTTCCGACGTCACGTCGGATGTGGCACCTGCGATGGCAGTGGTGCGGCCCCAGGCAGCCAGCCGGAGGTCTGTTCGACATGCGGTGGCCGGGGACAGGTTGTTCAGTCGGCAGGAATCCTACGCGTTCAGACCGCTTGTCCGCATTGCGGTGGGGCCGGGCAAAAGATCAGCCAGCCCTGTACGGACTGTCGCGGAAGTGGCCTGCAAACCGAAAAGGCTGAACTGACTGTCGAGATCCCCGCGGGTGTCGACGACGGCATGCGTGTTCGTGTCCAAGGCGAAGGCGAAGCAAGTTCCAACGGCGGACCTCCGGGCGACTGTTATTGCTTCATCACCGTGAAGCCACACGAACTGTTCCGGCGTGACGGAAGTAACCTTATCCTCCAATTGCCGATCTCCTACAGCCAAGCTGCACTTGGAGCGGAATTGGAAGTCCCGACATTGGACGGTCCGGAAGTCTTGCGTATCGACGCGGGAACCCAAAACGGCGAAGTCTTCACCCTTGGAGGTAAAGGCGTTGTCGATCCACGTGGCGGACGCGCTGGCGACTTGTTGGTGCAGGTTTTCATCGAAGTCCCCAAGAAGCTGTCCGGCGAACAAGAAGAACTACTTCGGAAGCTTGCAGAATTGGACCACGAGTCTGTGCTTCCGCACCGCAAAACGTTTCTCGAAAAGGTCGCTGACCTGTTCTAG
- the grpE gene encoding nucleotide exchange factor GrpE, with translation MSEPIDPELEDGNAVESESADEQVVDEAFNDAETLEQPETRDEEMERLRRAATEADKRVLQAQAEAENFRKRMRRDFEDQIRFASTDLVVDLLQVRDNLYRAIEAANSGQTDGLQEGVAMVVKQMDDVFGKHGVTPIPTEGEEFDPNLHEAISQMPSNDVESGKIAHVAQSGFKLHERVIRPSQVVVSKGPA, from the coding sequence ATGAGTGAACCAATCGATCCTGAATTAGAAGACGGCAACGCTGTCGAATCGGAATCCGCTGACGAGCAAGTTGTCGACGAGGCGTTCAATGACGCCGAGACGCTTGAGCAGCCGGAAACTCGCGATGAAGAAATGGAGCGTCTGCGACGTGCGGCTACCGAGGCGGACAAGCGTGTCTTGCAAGCCCAGGCCGAAGCGGAGAACTTCCGCAAACGGATGCGACGTGATTTCGAAGACCAGATCCGTTTCGCGTCGACCGATTTGGTAGTCGACTTGCTGCAGGTCCGTGACAATCTTTATCGCGCGATCGAAGCGGCCAACAGCGGCCAGACCGATGGTCTTCAAGAAGGCGTCGCGATGGTTGTAAAGCAAATGGACGATGTCTTTGGAAAGCATGGCGTCACGCCTATTCCGACCGAAGGCGAAGAGTTCGATCCGAACTTGCATGAAGCGATCTCGCAAATGCCAAGCAACGATGTCGAAAGCGGCAAGATCGCGCACGTGGCGCAATCCGGCTTCAAGCTGCACGAACGTGTGATCCGGCCTAGCCAAGTCGTTGTCAGCAAAGGCCCTGCCTAA
- a CDS encoding FmdB family zinc ribbon protein, translating to MPTYDYQCDACGHEMELFQGINDPVKKKCPECGKLKLRRLFGSGAAIVFKGSGFYQTDYRSDSYKKGAKADSKPSESKSDSGKKETKAAKKPKSKD from the coding sequence ATGCCAACGTATGACTATCAATGCGATGCCTGTGGGCACGAAATGGAGCTCTTTCAGGGCATCAACGATCCGGTAAAAAAGAAGTGCCCCGAGTGCGGCAAGCTAAAGCTTCGTCGATTGTTCGGCAGCGGTGCCGCGATCGTGTTCAAAGGTAGTGGCTTCTATCAAACGGACTACCGCAGCGATAGCTACAAGAAAGGCGCCAAAGCGGACAGCAAACCTTCGGAGTCAAAGTCGGACTCAGGTAAGAAAGAAACCAAAGCTGCCAAGAAGCCAAAGTCAAAAGACTGA
- a CDS encoding isochorismatase family protein, which produces MPYQRSSKRLTADRSAVLVIDLQEKLVPAIPSAEDVVHFTDALLRVAERLQVPSAATVQYPKGLGGLVSPLDDWFDEPEEKLDFSAAVCRRELDQWISDGRDQILICGVETHICVLQTVLDLQQEGLTPVVISEAVAARGGWEHETAIEQLRDLGVSITTLESVIYQWLETADHPEFKAISRIVKSL; this is translated from the coding sequence ATGCCCTACCAGCGATCTAGCAAGCGATTAACGGCCGACCGTTCGGCGGTCTTGGTCATCGACCTGCAGGAAAAGCTGGTTCCGGCGATCCCTTCGGCTGAGGACGTGGTGCATTTTACCGATGCACTGCTACGTGTCGCGGAGCGTTTGCAAGTCCCGTCGGCCGCGACGGTGCAATACCCGAAAGGGCTTGGTGGTTTGGTGTCGCCGCTTGACGATTGGTTCGACGAACCGGAGGAGAAGCTCGATTTCTCGGCCGCAGTTTGCAGGCGTGAGTTAGATCAGTGGATATCCGATGGGCGAGATCAAATTTTGATCTGTGGCGTCGAGACGCATATTTGTGTTTTGCAAACCGTGTTGGATCTGCAGCAAGAAGGTTTAACTCCGGTCGTGATCAGTGAGGCGGTTGCCGCACGAGGCGGTTGGGAACATGAAACGGCGATCGAGCAGTTGCGTGATTTGGGAGTCAGCATCACGACGCTCGAATCGGTGATCTATCAGTGGCTCGAAACTGCAGATCATCCCGAATTTAAAGCGATCAGTCGCATCGTAAAATCGTTGTAG
- a CDS encoding TIGR03032 family protein — protein sequence MTDPQQNDPASSESQGFDSGQSVSPNGNTSQTKQNSGQRAFAARKINYRHSSKFVPILEHLGCSLLVSTYAAGKVASIGAADGELHLRFSNFQQAMGIAIPDALASVDAGAANVEARDAEIGKSISARTLAVGGPNLVWFMRDAGSLARQVEPAGTYDRAFLARESFVTGNISIHEMAWGHGQELWMVNTLFSCLATLHPDYNFVPRWQPPFIDGLAPQDRCHLNGMAMIDGRPRYVTCLGTSNEARGWREGKVGGGALVDVDSGEVITKGFCMPHSPRWHQGKLFLLDSGRGQLVAVDLDSGKVDVVSDYPGYGRGLAFAGQFAFVGMSRARETSVFGGVPICDDTSRLRCGIVVIDLASGRNVAFLEFESGIEELFDVQVIEHSRRTVLCGPYPQEDQQVPVWVVPPEIQTSGRR from the coding sequence ATGACCGATCCCCAGCAAAACGATCCTGCGTCATCCGAGTCCCAGGGTTTCGATTCGGGCCAATCCGTTTCGCCAAACGGAAACACAAGTCAGACGAAACAGAACTCTGGGCAGCGAGCCTTTGCCGCACGAAAAATTAACTATCGGCATAGCTCAAAATTCGTGCCGATCCTAGAGCACCTTGGGTGTTCCCTGTTGGTCTCTACCTATGCCGCTGGCAAGGTCGCGAGTATTGGTGCGGCCGATGGTGAGTTGCACTTGCGGTTTTCAAACTTTCAGCAAGCGATGGGAATTGCGATACCGGATGCACTTGCGTCAGTGGATGCAGGGGCGGCGAACGTGGAGGCGAGGGATGCAGAAATCGGCAAGTCGATTTCGGCAAGGACGCTTGCCGTCGGTGGTCCAAACCTCGTTTGGTTCATGCGAGATGCCGGGTCTCTTGCAAGGCAAGTAGAACCGGCGGGAACGTATGACCGAGCGTTTTTGGCACGTGAGTCGTTTGTAACTGGAAACATCAGCATTCATGAGATGGCTTGGGGGCACGGGCAAGAGCTTTGGATGGTCAATACGCTGTTCTCCTGTTTGGCAACACTGCATCCCGATTACAACTTCGTACCGAGGTGGCAGCCGCCTTTTATCGATGGCTTAGCCCCACAGGATCGATGTCACCTAAACGGGATGGCGATGATTGACGGCAGGCCACGGTATGTGACTTGTCTAGGCACGTCCAACGAAGCACGTGGATGGCGTGAAGGCAAAGTTGGCGGTGGTGCGCTAGTCGATGTTGACTCCGGCGAAGTCATCACAAAAGGTTTCTGCATGCCTCATTCACCACGTTGGCATCAAGGCAAGTTGTTCTTGTTGGACAGTGGGCGTGGGCAATTAGTTGCGGTTGACTTGGATTCCGGAAAGGTCGATGTTGTTTCTGATTATCCGGGATACGGTCGTGGCTTGGCCTTTGCCGGGCAATTCGCATTTGTCGGGATGAGCCGCGCGCGCGAGACATCGGTGTTTGGTGGCGTCCCGATTTGTGATGACACCAGTCGACTTCGCTGTGGCATCGTTGTGATCGACTTGGCCAGCGGTCGCAATGTTGCGTTCTTGGAATTCGAATCGGGGATCGAAGAGCTGTTCGATGTGCAGGTCATTGAACATTCACGGCGCACCGTTTTGTGTGGTCCTTACCCACAAGAAGACCAACAGGTTCCCGTTTGGGTTGTTCCGCCAGAGATTCAGACGAGCGGCCGTCGTTAG